A DNA window from Paraburkholderia sp. IMGN_8 contains the following coding sequences:
- the garD gene encoding galactarate dehydratase encodes MEHSPLYIRVHPNDNVAIVVNDGGLGEGAVFPDGLVLCERVPQGHKVALADLSEGDEVIRYNVVIGYALKSLPKGSWINEHVIRMPSPPGLEDLPIATIKAPDMPPLEGFTFEGYRNADGSVGSRNILAITTTVQCVADVVAHAVTRIKAELLPKYPNVDDVVGLGHTYGCGVAIDAPDAMVPIRTVRNISLNPNFGGEVMMVSLGCEKLQPERLMPPGTIPIAAAANVADIGDVEADLNGDVVVLQDEAHVGFQSMIESIMRMAEGHLKRLNNHRRETCRASDLVIGVQCGGSDAFSGLTANPAVGFATDLLVRAGATVMFSEVTEVRDGVDQLTARAANADVAAAIIREMQWYDDYLKRGGADRSANTTPGNKKGGLSNIVEKAMGSIIKSGNSAISGVLSPGEKVRQKGLIYAATPASDFICGTLQVAAGINLHVFTTGRGTPYSLAEVPVIKVATRSDLARRWHDLMDINAGTIATGDATIEDVGWELFRLMLDVASGRKQTCAEKLKLHNALTLFNPAPVT; translated from the coding sequence TATTTCCCGATGGGCTGGTGCTGTGCGAACGTGTGCCGCAAGGGCACAAAGTGGCGCTTGCCGATCTCTCGGAAGGCGACGAAGTCATTCGCTATAACGTGGTGATCGGCTACGCGCTCAAGTCTTTGCCGAAGGGAAGCTGGATCAACGAACATGTGATCCGGATGCCGAGTCCCCCTGGGCTCGAAGATCTGCCGATCGCGACCATCAAGGCGCCGGACATGCCGCCGCTCGAGGGTTTCACGTTCGAGGGCTACCGCAATGCTGACGGCTCGGTCGGCTCGCGCAACATTCTGGCGATTACGACCACGGTGCAATGCGTGGCCGACGTGGTAGCGCACGCAGTGACGCGGATCAAGGCTGAGTTGTTGCCGAAGTACCCCAATGTCGACGATGTCGTCGGCCTCGGCCACACCTATGGTTGTGGCGTCGCAATCGACGCGCCTGACGCGATGGTGCCGATCCGCACCGTGCGCAACATCAGTCTGAACCCGAATTTCGGCGGCGAAGTGATGATGGTCAGCCTTGGCTGCGAGAAATTGCAGCCGGAACGTTTGATGCCGCCTGGCACGATCCCCATTGCTGCAGCCGCCAATGTCGCCGACATTGGCGACGTTGAGGCCGACCTGAATGGCGACGTCGTCGTGCTTCAGGACGAAGCACACGTCGGCTTCCAGTCGATGATCGAGTCGATCATGAGAATGGCCGAAGGGCATCTGAAGCGGCTGAACAATCACCGTCGCGAGACCTGCCGGGCCTCCGACCTCGTGATCGGCGTGCAGTGCGGCGGCAGCGACGCATTCTCCGGGTTGACCGCGAATCCCGCGGTGGGCTTCGCGACGGACTTGCTGGTGCGCGCCGGTGCGACGGTGATGTTCTCCGAAGTCACCGAAGTGCGTGACGGTGTCGATCAACTGACCGCGCGCGCGGCCAATGCGGATGTCGCCGCGGCCATCATCCGCGAGATGCAGTGGTACGACGATTACCTGAAGCGCGGCGGTGCCGATCGCAGCGCCAACACGACGCCGGGCAACAAGAAGGGCGGCTTGTCGAACATCGTTGAAAAAGCGATGGGCTCGATCATCAAGTCGGGTAACTCGGCCATTTCGGGCGTGCTGTCGCCGGGCGAAAAGGTCCGGCAAAAGGGCCTGATTTACGCGGCAACGCCGGCGAGCGATTTCATTTGCGGCACACTGCAAGTCGCCGCGGGGATCAACCTGCACGTGTTCACGACGGGCCGCGGCACGCCCTACAGTCTCGCTGAAGTACCCGTCATCAAGGTGGCGACGCGCTCGGATCTCGCCCGCCGCTGGCACGACCTGATGGATATCAACGCCGGCACCATCGCAACCGGCGATGCAACCATCGAAGACGTGGGTTGGGAGCTGTTCCGCCTGATGCTCGACGTGGCGAGCGGCCGCAAGCAAACCTGCGCGGAGAAACTCAAGCTTCACAACGCGTTGACGTTGTTCAATCCGGCACCGGTGACCTGA
- a CDS encoding NAD(P)-dependent oxidoreductase, with product MTDSTLERPVTSKPFRRLLLTGAAGNLGQQLRGALAAWADIVRVTDIAPLGDVAAHEEASIVDLADEQAVHALLEGVDAVVHLGGISVEAPFEDLLEANIRGLYNLYSAAQKQGVKRIVYASSNHAVGFHPVTSVVDIDAPLRPDSLYGVTKCFGESLSRYYFDRFGLETVCLRIGSSFEQPKNPRMLVTYLSYRDLIELVRCSLFTNRVGHAIVYGVSDNRTKWVDNTKAAFLGFRPQDSSVEFEHLFPASAPTTDLDDPTQRFQGGPFVLAGPMEPKR from the coding sequence ATGACCGACTCGACCCTTGAACGCCCCGTGACATCAAAGCCCTTCCGGCGTCTTCTGCTAACCGGCGCTGCCGGAAATCTGGGGCAGCAGTTGCGCGGCGCGCTCGCCGCGTGGGCCGACATTGTGCGTGTGACCGACATCGCGCCGCTTGGCGATGTGGCCGCGCATGAAGAAGCATCGATCGTCGACCTCGCAGACGAACAGGCCGTTCACGCGCTGCTGGAAGGCGTCGACGCAGTCGTTCATCTTGGCGGCATATCCGTCGAGGCGCCGTTCGAAGATCTGCTCGAAGCGAACATACGTGGTCTGTACAACCTCTATTCGGCCGCGCAGAAGCAGGGCGTGAAGCGCATCGTGTATGCCAGTTCGAACCACGCGGTGGGTTTTCATCCGGTGACGTCGGTGGTCGATATCGACGCGCCGCTGCGCCCCGACAGCCTGTATGGCGTGACCAAGTGCTTCGGCGAATCGCTGTCGCGCTATTACTTCGACCGCTTCGGTCTCGAGACGGTATGTCTGCGGATCGGCTCGTCGTTCGAGCAGCCGAAAAATCCCCGCATGCTCGTGACCTATCTGAGCTATCGCGACCTGATCGAACTGGTGCGCTGCTCGCTGTTCACCAACCGGGTGGGGCACGCGATCGTCTATGGCGTGTCGGACAACCGGACCAAGTGGGTCGATAACACCAAGGCAGCGTTCCTCGGCTTTCGTCCGCAGGACAGTTCGGTCGAGTTCGAGCATCTCTTTCCGGCCAGTGCGCCCACAACGGACCTGGATGACCCGACGCAGCGTTTTCAGGGCGGCCCGTTCGTGCTTGCTGGCCCGATGGAACCGAAACGGTGA
- a CDS encoding SMP-30/gluconolactonase/LRE family protein, which produces MENARVERVEAAGLSPALVGESPVWRAAEQALYWVDIPAQKIVRLRLDTGERSEWVLPEKVACLAFDHRGTVLAGCETGLFAIRLIEGVAGGEPVAVTGSKLAAPVFPFAGMRFNDGRCDRQGRFWSGTMVQDMAAANPAGALYRFDARGVLSAPVVDALIVQNGLAWSPEGATMYLSDSHTSRRLIWAFDYDIEAGEPRNRRVFADLNHHAGRPDGAAVDADGCYWICANDAGLLLRFTPQGKLDRQIVVPAAKPSMCAFGGRDLDTLFVTSIRPAAGATEHDGHLFAVRPGVTGMIEPEYAGEL; this is translated from the coding sequence ATGGAAAACGCGCGAGTTGAGAGGGTCGAGGCAGCAGGGCTGTCGCCGGCATTGGTCGGCGAGAGCCCGGTGTGGCGCGCGGCGGAACAGGCGCTGTACTGGGTGGATATCCCGGCGCAGAAGATCGTGCGGTTGCGTCTCGACACGGGTGAGCGGTCCGAATGGGTATTGCCGGAGAAGGTGGCGTGTCTCGCGTTCGATCATCGCGGTACGGTGCTGGCCGGCTGCGAGACAGGGCTCTTTGCGATCAGGTTGATTGAAGGCGTAGCCGGCGGTGAGCCGGTCGCGGTGACGGGAAGCAAGCTTGCCGCACCGGTCTTTCCGTTTGCCGGCATGCGCTTTAACGACGGCCGTTGTGATCGCCAAGGGCGCTTCTGGTCCGGCACGATGGTGCAGGACATGGCGGCGGCCAACCCTGCCGGTGCGCTGTATCGTTTCGATGCGCGCGGGGTGCTGTCGGCGCCAGTCGTCGACGCGCTGATCGTGCAGAACGGTCTTGCGTGGTCTCCCGAGGGCGCGACGATGTACCTGTCCGACTCGCACACTTCGCGCCGGCTGATCTGGGCCTTTGATTACGACATCGAAGCGGGCGAGCCGCGTAACCGGCGCGTGTTTGCTGATCTGAATCACCACGCCGGCCGTCCCGACGGCGCAGCGGTGGATGCCGACGGTTGCTACTGGATTTGCGCGAACGACGCCGGCCTGTTGTTGCGCTTCACGCCGCAAGGCAAGCTGGACCGGCAGATTGTCGTGCCGGCCGCGAAACCGTCGATGTGCGCATTCGGTGGCCGCGATCTGGATACGCTGTTCGTGACGTCGATCCGTCCCGCTGCGGGCGCGACCGAGCACGACGGGCATCTGTTTGCGGTTCGTCCTGGCGTGACCGGAATGATCGAGCCCGAATACGCAGGCGAACTATAA
- a CDS encoding TRAP transporter small permease, with product MRFMKRPNDFLVRVLVIVASVSLAALCLLVIYSVVMRYVFSDAPDFVEPIALLLVIVIAMFGAALKVRESGHIGLDSLVKKLPPKGQIIAEAFQQICLIALSVAIFLGCLQMAETTMEDRIPILGLPEALRYLIPVIASGCIALFSFEHLLALFAQKQK from the coding sequence ATGAGATTCATGAAACGCCCAAACGATTTTCTCGTCCGCGTGCTGGTTATCGTCGCGTCGGTAAGCCTGGCCGCGCTATGCCTGCTTGTCATCTACAGCGTCGTGATGCGCTATGTCTTCAGCGATGCACCGGATTTCGTCGAACCCATTGCCTTGCTGTTGGTGATCGTCATCGCCATGTTCGGCGCCGCGCTCAAAGTTCGCGAGAGTGGCCATATCGGGCTCGACTCACTTGTCAAGAAATTGCCACCGAAAGGTCAGATAATCGCGGAGGCATTCCAGCAAATTTGCCTGATCGCATTGTCCGTGGCGATTTTCCTGGGCTGTTTGCAGATGGCGGAAACCACGATGGAAGACCGGATCCCGATTCTGGGCTTGCCCGAAGCCCTGCGGTACTTGATTCCGGTCATTGCCAGCGGCTGTATCGCTCTGTTCTCGTTCGAGCACCTGCTGGCGCTTTTCGCACAGAAACAAAAATAG
- a CDS encoding TRAP transporter large permease, which yields MELAILSVSFLVFLVFGVPVSFALGLSCVLTYLYEGLPAATAMQSMISGMNAFSFLAVPFFIFSGELMLHGGIADRILRFAQATVGHFRGGLGMANVVACTLFGGVSGSPTADTSAMGGVVIPLMKREGYSAAYAVNVTTHSSLAGALMPTSTNMIIYAFAAQGITGTLNGHQMSGVSIGDLLFSGLLPVLWVMGFVLIAAYWQAVRYGYPRRPDGSTELQRFPGWFAVARTFLGALPGLMVIAIILVCVARGIATATEAAAIAVAYSLVLTIIVYRTMTLKKLFVALSKAAKTTGVVLLLIGVSNMLRYQMAYLEIPDAIERLLDGATTIPWLMLLYINIIQIFLGTFVDMAAHILITTPLFLPMAMHSGVGPVQFGIMILLNCALGLVHPPIGSVQFIGCAIGNVSIGETTKVAWPYYLAIFSAINIVTYVPMFSTWLPSLINGHPVF from the coding sequence ATGGAACTTGCCATCCTCTCCGTTAGCTTCCTCGTTTTCCTCGTTTTCGGGGTTCCTGTTTCTTTCGCGTTGGGACTGTCGTGTGTTCTGACCTATCTGTATGAAGGCCTGCCGGCTGCCACGGCGATGCAGTCGATGATTTCGGGCATGAACGCGTTTTCGTTCCTCGCCGTCCCGTTCTTCATTTTCTCCGGCGAGTTGATGCTGCATGGTGGCATCGCCGATCGCATCCTGCGTTTCGCGCAGGCCACGGTGGGGCACTTCCGCGGTGGCCTCGGCATGGCCAATGTAGTCGCGTGCACGCTGTTCGGCGGCGTGTCCGGTTCGCCTACCGCGGATACGTCGGCGATGGGCGGCGTGGTGATTCCGTTGATGAAACGCGAAGGCTATAGCGCGGCCTATGCGGTCAATGTCACCACGCACTCGTCGCTGGCCGGCGCGCTGATGCCGACGTCGACGAACATGATCATTTATGCGTTCGCCGCCCAAGGGATCACGGGAACCCTGAATGGGCACCAGATGAGCGGCGTCTCGATCGGCGATCTACTGTTCTCCGGCCTGCTGCCGGTGCTGTGGGTGATGGGTTTCGTACTGATTGCCGCTTACTGGCAAGCGGTTCGCTACGGCTATCCGCGACGCCCCGACGGCTCGACCGAATTGCAACGGTTTCCGGGCTGGTTCGCGGTGGCCCGCACGTTCCTCGGCGCATTGCCCGGCCTGATGGTGATCGCGATCATCCTCGTCTGCGTGGCCAGAGGTATTGCGACCGCGACGGAGGCGGCGGCGATTGCCGTGGCTTACTCGCTGGTATTGACCATCATCGTTTATCGCACGATGACGCTGAAAAAGCTGTTCGTCGCGCTCTCCAAGGCGGCTAAAACCACCGGCGTGGTGCTGCTGCTGATCGGCGTCTCGAATATGCTGCGCTACCAGATGGCGTATCTGGAGATTCCCGACGCCATCGAACGTCTGCTCGATGGCGCAACGACCATCCCCTGGCTGATGCTGTTGTACATCAACATCATTCAGATTTTTCTCGGCACGTTTGTCGACATGGCGGCGCACATCCTGATCACCACGCCATTGTTCCTGCCGATGGCGATGCATAGCGGCGTAGGCCCCGTGCAGTTCGGCATCATGATCCTGCTGAACTGTGCGTTGGGGCTCGTTCATCCGCCCATCGGGTCGGTGCAGTTTATTGGGTGTGCAATTGGCAATGTGTCGATTGGGGAAACTACCAAGGTGGCTTGGCCTTATTACCTGGCTATCTTCAGCGCGATCAACATCGTGACCTATGTTCCGATGTTTTCGACGTGGTTGCCTAGCCTGATCAATGGACATCCGGTGTTTTGA
- a CDS encoding porin — MKKALATSALGLVALGAHAQSSVTLYGIVDAGIGYQSSQTSLGSTSGGRSVVKMVNGIWAGSRFGLKGGEDLGGGTKAIFQLEEGFNSATGAQAVSGLAFNRQAYVGVANTTYGTLTAGRQYTSYYTLLSPYSPTTWLTGAYGAHPGDIDSLDTLYRVNNSLVYTSPSLHGLTVSGSYALGGVAGSTNAGSTWSAAVQYLNGPFGIAAGFQRINNSTPGGGAWGADSTASNAGAQPGVSGINNGYQTAQAQQRVAVTGGYAFSSQWDVSFSYSNVQYIPGINSKFHNEAIFNTAGAVLHFKPLTVLDLAAGYSYTRATQANGISSSARYQQFNLSQYYSLSKRTGLYALEAYQRASGQTLGTNGASIINATADIGDGQNSAPSSSRSQFAAGVGIIHRF; from the coding sequence ATGAAAAAGGCATTGGCAACGTCCGCCCTAGGGTTGGTCGCCCTCGGCGCGCACGCTCAGAGCAGCGTGACGCTGTACGGGATCGTTGACGCGGGCATTGGCTACCAGAGCAGCCAGACGTCGCTCGGTTCGACCTCGGGCGGCCGCTCGGTCGTCAAGATGGTCAACGGCATCTGGGCCGGCAGCCGCTTCGGCCTGAAGGGCGGCGAGGACCTGGGCGGCGGCACGAAAGCGATTTTCCAGTTGGAAGAGGGCTTTAACAGCGCAACCGGCGCACAGGCCGTCTCCGGGCTGGCGTTCAACCGTCAAGCGTACGTCGGTGTGGCCAATACCACGTACGGTACGCTGACGGCAGGCCGCCAGTACACGTCGTACTACACGCTGCTGTCGCCGTATAGCCCGACCACGTGGCTGACCGGCGCCTACGGCGCACACCCGGGCGATATCGATTCGCTCGATACGCTGTACCGCGTGAACAACTCGCTGGTGTACACGTCCCCGAGCCTGCATGGACTGACCGTGAGCGGATCGTATGCGCTTGGCGGCGTGGCGGGCAGTACGAATGCCGGTTCGACGTGGAGCGCGGCAGTGCAGTACCTGAACGGTCCGTTCGGTATCGCGGCAGGCTTCCAGCGCATCAATAACTCGACGCCGGGCGGCGGCGCGTGGGGCGCGGACTCCACCGCGTCGAATGCGGGCGCGCAGCCGGGTGTGTCGGGGATTAACAACGGCTACCAGACCGCGCAGGCGCAACAACGCGTCGCGGTGACGGGTGGTTATGCATTCTCTTCGCAATGGGACGTCTCGTTCTCGTATTCGAACGTGCAATACATCCCGGGCATCAACTCGAAGTTCCATAACGAGGCGATTTTCAACACCGCCGGCGCAGTGCTGCACTTCAAGCCGCTCACGGTGCTGGATCTCGCCGCGGGCTATAGCTACACGCGCGCAACGCAGGCGAACGGCATCTCGAGCTCGGCTCGGTATCAGCAGTTCAATCTCTCGCAGTACTACAGTCTCTCCAAGCGTACCGGCCTGTATGCGCTGGAGGCCTATCAACGTGCGAGCGGCCAGACCCTGGGAACGAACGGTGCGAGCATCATCAACGCAACGGCGGATATCGGCGATGGCCAGAACAGCGCGCCGTCGTCGTCACGCAGTCAGTTTGCTGCGGGCGTAGGTATCATTCACCGGTTCTAA
- a CDS encoding permease, with protein MQTTLRQPRVALGWIVFLLIAVIGLFYVKWFPYYNRAFVAASQHSIGKSILMGTSSSAPAASWQAAIDYALAYGKAIWQAMVLGLLLGSAVQALIPPQWVARALGRTDFSSVVNGGLMSLPGMMCTCCAAPVVAGLRARQAAPGAAIAFWLGNTALNPATLIFMGFVLGWQWMGLRLALGLVMVFGLGYLVNKMVTPKEAQASREAMAQLVANDDPGTAFTRWVRILGRMTIRLIPEYIVLVLILGAARTWLFPHIGPDIDNSLLWIVGLAIAGTLFVIPTAGEVPIIQAMLAFGMAAGPAGALLMTLPLISVPSMAMLGRSFPRRVLTVVALAVVACGIVSGLLAIALGFTS; from the coding sequence ATGCAAACAACACTTCGGCAACCCCGTGTCGCGCTCGGCTGGATCGTGTTCCTGTTGATCGCTGTGATCGGCCTCTTCTATGTGAAGTGGTTCCCTTACTACAACCGCGCTTTCGTCGCCGCGAGCCAGCACTCCATCGGCAAGTCGATCCTGATGGGAACGTCTTCGAGCGCGCCGGCGGCATCATGGCAGGCAGCCATCGATTACGCGCTGGCCTACGGCAAGGCGATCTGGCAGGCGATGGTGCTGGGGCTTCTGCTGGGCTCGGCCGTGCAGGCGCTGATTCCGCCGCAGTGGGTTGCGCGTGCGCTCGGCCGGACCGATTTCAGCAGCGTGGTCAACGGCGGGCTGATGTCCCTGCCCGGCATGATGTGCACGTGCTGCGCGGCACCGGTTGTAGCGGGCTTGCGCGCCCGTCAGGCCGCACCGGGCGCTGCGATCGCATTCTGGCTTGGCAATACGGCGCTCAATCCGGCCACGCTGATCTTCATGGGCTTCGTGCTCGGCTGGCAATGGATGGGCTTGCGGCTGGCGCTGGGCCTCGTGATGGTGTTCGGCCTCGGCTACCTCGTGAACAAAATGGTCACGCCGAAGGAGGCCCAGGCATCGCGCGAAGCCATGGCGCAACTCGTTGCGAACGACGATCCCGGTACCGCTTTCACACGCTGGGTGAGAATCCTCGGAAGAATGACAATCCGGCTGATTCCTGAATACATCGTGCTGGTGTTGATTCTGGGCGCGGCGCGGACGTGGCTCTTTCCGCACATCGGACCGGACATCGATAACAGTCTGCTGTGGATCGTCGGGCTCGCCATCGCAGGGACATTGTTTGTGATTCCGACCGCGGGCGAAGTACCGATCATTCAGGCAATGCTTGCCTTCGGCATGGCGGCCGGCCCGGCTGGCGCATTGCTCATGACGCTGCCTTTGATCAGCGTGCCGTCTATGGCCATGCTCGGGCGTTCGTTTCCCAGGCGCGTGTTGACGGTGGTGGCTTTAGCGGTAGTGGCTTGCGGGATCGTGAGTGGATTATTGGCGATAGCCTTGGGGTTCACCTCATGA
- the mnmH gene encoding tRNA 2-selenouridine(34) synthase MnmH: MKNLLVSLDKSGDFDEIIDVRTPLEFAEDHIPGALNAPVLSNEERVLIGTMYKQVSPFEASRVGAALVARNIARHLETTFADRPRQWRPLIYCWRGGKRSGSVTTVLNMIGWQARQLDGGYKAYRRATLDTLSSLPKTFKYIALVGPTGSGKTRLLDALSRAGAQTLDLEALASHRGSLLGALAGVPQPSQKRFDTLLVTALRAFDPERPVFVESESRRIGSITLPLALLETFHQGACIEVLSNREDRAAFLLHDYAHLFDNPESLKRQLQKLIGLHSRERVTSWQQLVDENRRAELASELIERHYDPAYARSSHEHFVQLPHAMQMNFRPNDADVVEQAKALLARLDSSTLASI, from the coding sequence TTGAAAAATCTTCTCGTCAGCCTCGATAAATCAGGTGATTTCGATGAAATCATCGATGTGCGCACGCCGCTTGAATTTGCTGAAGACCACATTCCAGGCGCGCTGAACGCGCCTGTGCTGAGCAACGAAGAGCGTGTGCTGATCGGCACCATGTATAAACAAGTGTCGCCTTTCGAAGCCTCGCGGGTGGGCGCGGCGCTGGTGGCGCGCAACATCGCGCGACATCTGGAGACAACCTTTGCGGACCGACCGCGTCAGTGGCGCCCGCTGATCTATTGCTGGCGCGGCGGCAAACGCTCCGGTTCGGTCACAACGGTGCTCAATATGATCGGCTGGCAGGCGCGGCAGCTCGACGGCGGCTATAAGGCCTATCGTCGGGCGACGCTCGACACGCTCAGCTCATTGCCGAAGACGTTCAAATATATCGCGCTGGTGGGCCCGACCGGCAGTGGCAAGACCCGGCTGCTCGACGCGTTGAGCCGGGCTGGCGCTCAAACGCTGGACCTCGAAGCGCTGGCTTCGCACCGTGGGTCCCTGCTCGGCGCCCTGGCGGGCGTCCCACAGCCTTCGCAAAAGCGCTTCGATACGCTGCTGGTGACTGCGCTGCGCGCGTTCGATCCCGAGCGGCCGGTGTTCGTCGAATCGGAGAGCCGGCGGATCGGTTCAATTACGTTGCCGCTCGCGCTCCTTGAGACGTTTCATCAGGGTGCATGCATCGAAGTGTTGTCGAACCGCGAAGATCGTGCGGCGTTTCTGCTGCACGACTATGCGCATCTGTTCGACAATCCCGAATCGCTGAAAAGACAGCTTCAAAAACTGATTGGGCTGCACAGCCGTGAGCGTGTGACAAGCTGGCAACAGCTCGTCGACGAAAACAGGCGCGCCGAACTCGCTAGCGAGTTGATCGAACGGCATTACGATCCGGCGTACGCGCGCAGCAGCCACGAACATTTCGTGCAACTGCCGCACGCGATGCAAATGAATTTTCGGCCCAATGACGCCGATGTCGTTGAACAGGCAAAGGCACTCCTTGCCCGGCTGGACAGCAGCACACTCGCCTCGATCTGA
- the selD gene encoding selenide, water dikinase SelD, whose amino-acid sequence MTDTTANATHSPRLTSLSHGGGCGCKIAPGLLADLLKRSAPLPFFPDLLVGNDTADDAAVYKLNDEQAIVATTDFFMPIVDDPFDFGRIAATNALSDVYAMGGKPIMALAIVGMPINVLPHDVIAAVLKGGESVCAEAGIPLAGGHSIDSVEPIYGLVALGVVHPQRVKRNAAAQAGDVLILGKPLGVGVLSAALKKDRLDSNGYAAMIAATTKLNRPGAELATLDGVHALTDITGFGLLGHTLELARGSNLTARVRYADLPWLPDVVGFAEAGIFTGASGRNWAAYGDDIALTSSLPPTARTLLTDPQTSGGLLVSCAPEAVDDVLAIFRADGFSQACVIGEMVDGANRVEVI is encoded by the coding sequence CCTGCTCAAGCGCAGCGCGCCACTGCCCTTCTTCCCCGACTTGCTGGTCGGCAACGATACCGCCGACGACGCCGCCGTCTACAAGCTCAACGACGAGCAGGCGATCGTCGCGACGACCGACTTTTTCATGCCGATCGTCGACGACCCGTTCGATTTCGGCCGTATCGCCGCGACTAATGCCCTGTCCGACGTTTACGCCATGGGCGGCAAGCCCATCATGGCGCTGGCGATCGTCGGCATGCCGATCAACGTCTTGCCCCACGACGTGATCGCGGCCGTGCTGAAAGGCGGTGAATCCGTGTGCGCCGAAGCCGGCATTCCGCTCGCGGGCGGCCATTCCATCGATTCGGTGGAACCCATCTATGGCCTGGTTGCGCTCGGCGTGGTTCATCCCCAGCGCGTCAAACGCAACGCAGCTGCTCAGGCGGGCGATGTGCTGATTCTCGGCAAGCCGCTGGGTGTGGGCGTCCTGTCGGCCGCGTTGAAAAAAGACCGGCTCGATTCAAACGGCTACGCCGCCATGATCGCGGCCACGACCAAACTCAACCGGCCAGGCGCCGAGCTGGCAACGCTAGACGGCGTCCATGCCCTCACCGACATCACCGGTTTTGGCCTGCTGGGCCACACGCTGGAGCTGGCCCGCGGATCGAATCTGACCGCGCGCGTGCGCTATGCAGATTTACCCTGGCTGCCGGACGTGGTCGGGTTTGCAGAGGCCGGGATTTTCACCGGCGCTTCGGGGCGCAACTGGGCCGCGTACGGAGACGATATAGCCTTGACATCGTCATTGCCGCCGACGGCCCGCACCCTGCTCACCGATCCGCAAACCTCCGGCGGCCTGCTGGTTTCGTGCGCGCCTGAAGCGGTCGACGACGTTCTCGCTATTTTCCGCGCCGATGGATTCAGTCAAGCGTGTGTCATCGGCGAGATGGTCGACGGCGCAAACCGCGTCGAAGTGATCTGA